The DNA window CTATGTTAGGACACTGCCTCAGTGATTTCCTCTCTGCTTAATTCcagcttttttccatttgtagaTGGACTGTGTAGTACATCATTTATCTTAGTatcatttctctgcaaaatttGGGTAAACTTTGGCCTATCAGAAAAGGACATTGGCTGAAACTGAGCTCTTATACTGCATTATAAATAAGGAATAGTGAAACTGGAAACATTTTAGTCCTAATTccttttaagattaaaaagatttaaatcaaCTCAGCTGATACAGTATGGAAACATATAAAAACaactttgtaaaaaaattagaaaattagtAGGAATTATAATAAATATGCCCACATTTCACTTGTCACAGACTAAAGATACTTTACAGTCTTAGGTAGAGGTGTAAATAAACATGCTGAACTTACCCcaattttgcatctgttttcagatttttaatatattacagATTTTGAATGTAGTGCTACTTACTgaagaaacttgaaaaagagattttaaaatactgaactgTAGTAACTTCTTAGTCTCAGAAATCCAGCTTCTTGCATTGGTTACAGGGGAAGCATGGTACCAGAGATGTatcaatttttctgtttaacacCTATGGTCTGGAATAAATGCGTATATGGAAGTCATGATGCTGTAGTACAGTGTGATACTGCCTTGGATACTTCTATCCAGGAGTATGAATTTCAGTTCAGGGATGCCAAACTGATTAGCATTTCCAGGGctcatttcaaaatgctgatttttactGAGGTTGCTCTAGTATAATGATTAATGAATTACTGCCAGtctcatttccattttgtgAGCTAACAAATACACCTTCACAACTACAGTATGCACGGTCAGAGCAGTTTTGTGTTCCCTCTAATGTGGCTTTTCAGTCACAGAttcaagcaaaaagaaaattgaagaatGCTGTCTTCAAAGCAATTCCTGAGACTGTAGCAAGTATTAAGTTTTGTTAAGCTGACAGTTTAAATGTCAATCTTTGGCTCAAAATTTATGGAAATCCCTAATGTGACATTGAATTActatattttccatcttttaattTGTCTCAGGAGTCcagaattaaacaaaatttactTTCAGTTAGATTCAGGGCAGTATCAGGTGTTGGTACTATTGTCAGTaagctttttattccttttgttaTACAGATGAAACTTCTTTCCGCAACTCCTGGAAAAATTGTTTGTGAAATGAAAGTAGAGGAGGAGCATACAAACAGAGGTGGCACATTACATGGAGGTTTGACAGCCACGCTTGTGGATGTGGTGTCAACAACAGCATTGCTGTACACAGAAAGAGGAGTGCCTGGGGTCAGCGTGGACATGAATATCACGTAGGTATCATCTACCATGTTTACCAGAATATACTAACTTTTCTTCCCCTAGCACGGTATTGATTCCATTGTACGTAATTTCTGTACTGTAGTACCCActtaaaaaaaggtgttttctttggtttcagAAGTCTTGTTTTGATAAATTAAGGAGGGGATGTATTTGGGCATATTGCCATTTAGTTGCAGAATTCAAGTTGAACTTTtgtaagcttttgtttttaagagcaTTTAAGAGACCATACCCATTCATTCATAGAATGTAAAGGGGTGTTGATAATGTGGTAAGTTTTAGTCTTACAAAATTGGCTTAACTTCTGTCTTCAGTTGTGAAGATGTGTTAGAGTGCATCCTCAAACACCAAAATCTAGAGTAACCAGCTTTCTATAAACCCTTTTTTTAGTATTAGCCCATAAAATGttagaacaggaaaaatgttaaaacaggAGATTGTTTAGCTCTGGTTTAGGCTTACATAGCAGGTGAATTACAGATTGAATCAGAATTTCTCACTGGAGGATGATTCCTTTGCTCTGGGTCAtttaaagacagttttataTTGAGAATAGTTCTTCCTGTACTGCAAATTTAAAGCacagtgtctttaaaaaaaaaacagttgttCTGAAACCTTTGATCATGCTATTATAGCTTGTCAGCTTTGCTTCCTTAGTTTTAATTAAGAGATGATGACTGATTGGAACTAAAGTAATCCTACTTGGAATAACTAACACAGAGCATtaaaaaatcttggaaaaagtactgtctttaaaaaaaaccaacccaacaaaaaaaaaaagctttaaaagtgTGTGTGGAGTGTTCTGTATCTTTACCAGgttccctcctttctcccccaGCACCTTCTGATTTCTCCACTGGGTGGgtgggactggagcatctttttAAGCTTTATACAGCCATTGTCATGACCAGGAAAttactggaaatgaaaacatgaaattctCCTAtgattaggtttttttccctacagtaGTATAACAGAAGGCCAACATCGGAATTATTTACACTATCAAGTATGCCTACCCAAGCTAAAATCTTAAGAAAGTGCTGTCTCTGGAGGTGCTCCAAAATGACTGAGTAGCATAACCCTTAGGAAATGTTATCTGAAGCAGTATTAATAGCTTTGTTTAACCCAGactgctgctttcagtgaaCAAGTGATATATGCTATaatgcaacttttttcctttttgggaAGGAGCTTTTTAAAGGGTTGTCACAAGGAAGCTATTTCAGTAATGGAAAGAACAGAGGGGaacagagaaacttttttttaagaggatcAGCAGCAGCCTCTGAGAATGAAACAAGACTGAAACCCTGCTCCCTGTCAACTAATGGGGCTTGTGTTGCATCACAGCATTAAGTGTGACTGACATACTTTTGACATGGTGTCACGTGTAAAAATGGACTGGTTAATGAAATTTATCTCAGTGAGATTTATGTCCAGCAATTACACATTCTCCTCTAACATTTGAATATTGTTCCCTTACCTCAGATCATGGTTGAATCATGTTCCTCCTAATTCTTTCCAGGCATTTTGTGGAGGAATTTCTTCCCATTCCCTGCAGagtgtgttttaaaagcacACCCTCCTACTcatgtaaataaaaccaaagagtTATCTAATGAATGGAAACAGCGTTAAGCCTGGGAAGTTTGAAGGCCTCCCAGATTTCCATGACTTGTTTCTGACCAGAGTATGGGAAGCAGTTAACCTATGCTTCGGTTCCGTACAGAAGTGACCTTCTGGAGCCTTTGTAAGAGAGAGattctgcagctgaaccagCCAGACTGGTTTAGAAAGGCTGTAGGGAGCCAGCAGTGGCTGGAATCAGACTTGGAACTGAACATTTGTCTGATATCTTTGATACCCAATTGTTTCTGTTCGAAAATGGAACAGAACTTGGTTCCTCAGAACCAAGCCAATGGGTTTCTTTCTATCCTCTATTTTCTCAGCAAACCCTTACACCGAATCACCACTGCAGTACTTAGAGGAACTCAAGGACTTTAAAAAGTGGGGATTTGCAAGCAGGCAGTTGGAGGGAGATGTGTCTTTATTACTCACTGTTGCTAATTCCCTTCATGATAATCTAAAATAAAGGGATATTCTTGGATTTGTGCTCTGTACAGCCTCTTACCTGttaattttgttcttcattgAAGATACACTTCTGCTGCTAAGATTGGAGAAGAGATACTGATTACAGCTCAGATTTTGaagcaaggaagaaatattGCATTTGCCAGCGTGGATTTAACAAATAAGGCGACAGGAAAGTTAATTGCACAAGGTAGACATACAAAGTATCTAGGAAATTAAtataagtaatttaaaaaagaatgttgGGTTTAAGAATGCCATATGGaatcattttctcatttatgcAATGAGACATTATCTGCACAAAGTTGTGATAGTCTATATGAAGTGATTTACTCTCACTTCCATAATAAACGAACAAATTTCTTAATTACCACCAGAATTGCTACAAGCTTAAAATTACTGCCTATTTTGGGAATGAACAACAGAGCATAATAGCACGGGGATGTACCTGGCTTTTTTTGGTCAGGATAGCAGAAGGGAAGAGCCTTTGGACTAGCCATATGGTTTACCAGCATGACAGCGTTTTAGgagatctttgttttctttgcccATTGTGTCATCACGTGACAAAGCAACTGTGTCTTCAGGCCCGTCACAGTCACATTCGAACACCACTATATACACTTAAAATCTAAACTACTTGATCTGTAGGATGGTAGTATAGAGTTCCTATAACAGCGTGAAAACGTTTGAAAGTGTAAAGCAGGCTAATACAGAATGTAATTTACCGATGCTGTAACAAATTCAAAAGTATTCAATAAAGCTTTctgaaactacatttttaaagattatttaatAGTTTTGTAATCTCTTTGCACTCAGTAAAAGCTTGCCAGCATGGAGTGGTCGAGAGGGGGTGTGGTGGATCCCTTGTACACAAATTCACCTGAGAATTCATCACCTGTGATTCCTGAATgtgaaaatgcagttaaatCATCAGGGCTTTTCACCTCTACCTACCTGAAGTTCTggctgtatttgttttaaaatcatcagCTAAGAGCTAGAGAtgtatcaaaataaatttggtGAGCCTTTCATCAGGCTAAGGGTGTGGATGTCTGATTTGGGTCAAATGTGGTAGAGTTAAGCTGCTGTTCACCTGCATGACATGCTGAAGGCTTGTCTCCTCATGCGCTGTTGTGGACGGGTTTAACTGCTTTCTTCAAACTGACAATAAACAATCTTGGGAAGGCTATCGCACTGTAATGAAAACAGCGATGCTACGTATGCAGTGCAAGTTTACATAAAACATGAcctcagtttttcttctctggtgGAAGATTTGGAAAAGTTAATCTACGCTAGTAAAGGGCATGCATAATTCTTTTTGGCATGGAAGATGACACATTGTCTTTAGTGATTTGAATTTTGTGATTAAATGTGCAGttagggtggttttttgtgctttcctaaacctaaagaaataatttccagtgaGTTAAGTGACCTGTTCATGCAGACTGATTTTCAATATGAAGTTGAACAAGTTTACTAATATATCagaaatctttccaaaattactttcaaacaaGTGATATAGCTGATAACTCACCCTTCAATGGAAgtcccctaaaaaaaaaaaaccctacagtgGGCTCAGGCTATCAGCATGTATTTTTGCTGCAAGTTTAGAACAGTCATTTGTGGTATACACATTCtcaacaaaagctttttctctgaGGCTGTCTCAGAAGCGTACATGGCTTACATGCCTGTGGCTCGTTGAACTTCTGATAGTAGCAACATCTCTTCAGCAGTACATTTGTAATGCTCTTTCCCATCAGTACTTGCACTCATGCTCAGAATCATCCCTGAATCCCATTTATAGAAACACAGTACTTTGCTAAAGCAGTTCTGAGAAGACACTTAACTACAGGTGcaaagtttgggggtttgggggatttgtttttaatctttgctCACCAGCACTATACACTTCACTGGATCGAGTTGTTTCTCACTTTAACAGCTTCCTCTGCCTGGAGATCAATTATGAGTCTTAAGCATCTCCAGCTTCTCTGCCCTTACTAGGACAAGCAGACAGAGAGGATCCATCACAGCATGTAGACACACCTAGTGGGTTTAGCAATTGCTGTTCTAGCATCTCCAGTCattctgtttctcattctgAAGTTTACTGGTTTTCTTCCATAGGTTACCCATGTTAGTAGAGTGCAAGAGGTAAAGGAAATAGAAGCAAGGATTTGAACTGCTCCTCCAACTACTATAAGCCCACCCTCCTCACTGGAACACAAGAGTGACTGACtattatctgaaataaaaagcagagggTGAGAACGGAGGCGGCACCACTACGTGCCAAAAGATTGAGAACACTCCCAGCTCTGTGTGCTGGGGCAGCTCCGTCCTCGTGTAACTGTCCCACTGCAATTTAACATGACTTCCCTCCATCAAAGCTGGCTTCCCCAGGAACCTACCATAGTTAAGTGGTCTTATTCTATCACTTAGCATTCATCATATCTACATAATTACAATTGAAAAGTGTCCAGGCAAATTAAGAGTGGCAAACAGACATAGCAACAACAGTATCCTCCTGTTCCCATTTGAGCctgagagagaaacaaagaaaaaaacccaaccttccTGAAGTAACACAAGAGAATTCTCCCTTAGAACAGACTATTCAACACAGTATTTTAGTGTTGCCTAATTAGTAAGAGGGACATAATTAATATGCAGGCCAGTTATTTTAGAAGTGGTTCATTAAACTGATTAAGACAACCTTGTCTGTTAtccctccaccagcagcagcatgttgacctcataatttatttcacaaCTTAGGCTTGGAGATGATCTCAGAAGGAATTGTCACCATTAAGCTTGCTTAGCTTTGGGAATAAACTGTCAAACATCAGACTTAATATTTGGAAGTGTTCTTTACCAATTTCACCCTAAACTACATGTTGAAAAATCTGTATCTTACCTTAGCTGAGTCTCAAAGGAAGTAATGGGAAAGAATTGGCATAATAAGGACAAATGGTACATGGTTCCACCTGGCATCAGAGCAAACAGATCTCCTGCGGGGTTGACCCGGTTCCATCACTGCAGATTTAGGCATAATTCCCTTacaagcaagcaaataaaatgacTTGAGATCATCTTGTGAGTCTTATTAGTATGACAGATTACATATCCAGTAACTGACAGACATTTATAAACTCCCTGTCTTACAGCTGCAAATGAGACTGTCCCTCCCATATtgtgctgggttttggtttttttccaatcttgttctttttttaaacataccaAACACCTACACCATACTCCTTGATGTCTAGAGGTCTGTCCTCACAGAGGGCCACACTTTTCACATAGCGGTACGTGACACATCGCAGAACAGTTTGTCTCTATCAGTGAAAGTAACTGCAGGTTTCCACTTCATGCAATATTGGATCAGCCAAGCGTTTCGTGCTGGTTTGACCTCAATACTATTGCATGAATGCGTTCAGACTGACACACAGGTACTTGTACCGTGGTGGAGCTGCGCATTACAGATCCCTCGAGAAAACGAGGAATCAGAACACAATCATTCCCACGACAGTTTAAAACCGAGTCCAAATACTCATCAGGGCAAATACTGATCACTGAGTGAGGTGCTGTGAGGAGGGATGCAATCATTAAGGATTCCAGCTCTTGGGAAGAAGCAACTTGTCAGTGGCAagccagggagaggggaaggtaATTGCTGAAACAGGCCTTGCACTACCAGGGCTCCTTGTTAGTCTTTCCAGCTGAGCCACCTGTCACAGGGGTCTCACGGCTGAGCTGCTTCACCTAGGTTACTCTGCCAATTTCATTACAAGCTAGTTGGTTTACAATTCTGACTGTCAAGCATTACAACCTAAAGGAATGGGGGGCAGGGAGAATTAGGCAGTTAAGTAACTGTTCTGAACAGCCCTTCAATTCTGTTCGGCTTCACTGACTGGCTCCGAGCCACTGCCAGGGCATACAGAAGAATTTCCAACTCCATTTTATCACTAACCATTTTAGAATTCTCCATCTGCAGAAAACCATTTAGCCAGTACCTTGCCTCACTGTCCAcgggaatgaagaaaaaagcactttgaTTCCTATTTTGTTACTCAAGAGTTCAGGGACAACACGATGCATGTTATTACCTTTGTGATTCTGTAATGCATTCACCCAGTAACTTCTGTTACCAGATCCCCTGGTCTCAAGCCACCACCGTTGTGGGGCACTGCAGCATATACAGTTCTTGCCTAAATCAGAGCAAATTACCTGCAAGCTCTTATCAAACAAGAAACATGGGCTATCctccagaaacaaaaaaaaaacaccaaccaaaaCCCTCTACTTTTGTCCCCCAAACCAGCACCTGGGGCTGTACCACTGTAGTAAGGTTCTGGATCTTTGATTTATTTGGCTTAAAAGCAGTAGCTAAATAGTTTTCAGGAGtccagaaaagcagcttgtAGAGTAGGTGCTGCAGCATACAACAACCATGCTCAAATTAAGGGACCTTTCCATATGTAAATCCTCTCCAAGCAGAACTAGGTCATAGATATCTTCAGCtgtaaaaagcatttcagcaagCTGTGTAAAAGAGGTTACACTTACTGCTTAGCTTCCTTCAGTTAACCTGTAGAGCTGATGCACCCTCCACAGCACCAGCACCGTGCAGTCAGCCCGGTGAGCCCCCAGCTGCGGTGCACAGATCTGAACACGACAGTACTGACGATGTACCACGACAGTACCACTGCAGATGGAACCGCGGTGGTCTCCTTCGTATTCCCGGCAGCACAGAGATCATCTCTACTCCACCAGGAAGACTGAAACACCAAAGTAACACAAAGACCCAGCCCCCGTGCcccacagcaggaaaagggcTAGAGGAACTTCCAGTTACAGTGTGAGGCCCTGCACGGCTCAACCTTTTCCCTCGCAGTCACGCTCACctcctgcagcaaagcagaagtAGCCTAGCAGGTATGGAAGGCACCTGCAAGCTGAGGCCTCGCTCTCACAACACCAGCATGACATCAGTTAGTACAGCTGCAAACAAAGGCCAAACCTATACACAGAAATGTCCTTTTTGTGTGATAATGATACACAAAGGGACAAATAGTAGCATTGGCCATACAGTCTGGGAAAGAATGGCTTATATGCAAAGATTACTAAAATCAAAAAGTAGGTTTGTTCCACAAAAGGAATTCTGGAATAAACACCACTCAGGCTAGTACCATCCCTCAAACACGCAtgctaaacattttttccttttgtaaaacaTTGTCAAAGCCCTTTATCTCATTACTTCATTCCAGAAAGCTGTTCCAGAACCTGTGGGCTTATATAGCTTCTGAATTTGCTGCTGCAATAAATGCAAAAGTGGGGGCAGCTTTCCCAGgctaatgaaagaaaatacgAATTAAGTAAACACACACCACACGTCTGTCTGCTTACTGGATGTAAATGTAGTCTAGTAATTCTTGACTTTAAATACCACCACACTTGTGGCAGGAAACTGAATGTAATCTTACATTAACCCTGTAACAGGCCATTAGAATAATCTCACACTTaaggagcaaaaaaaccctgaagtgaCCATTCTCACTGCTCAGTGGTCAAAACGACCATCTTTCTGCCAGCTTTGTTTCTAATAGGCTTAACATTTTGCTATGCAAAAAATCAACTTGCAGCAAGAGATCAGTAGCCTAATCCAAAGCTGTCAATGGTCAAAGATTAGTTCCAGTCTGAGTAACTTTTTCTTAAGGGAAACACTGAACAATCCCAATGTGTTTCTAGTACCTGACAAATCACGTAACACAGCAATTTTAGTGTAatgaaacagcttttgagaTGCAATTTATGCTTTGAGACAGATGTGACAAAAGGCATCAGCTGCAAACTAGCTAGAGCCCTATGACATTTGGGCAATGCTTGTACAAGCAGTTCTGTCCATCTTACCGCATTTTTGATAATGCTTGTGCAGCTAAAGATGCctgaaaagggaagggaaactATACAGCCATGTACAGGCTATGACATTTAAGAAGTTATTCCACATCACCTGGGAAGCACCTGACACAAGCTTCCCTTCACCAGACACTTTTAGATGCAAGAGATTTGGTGGGCCTCTACTTCATTTTGCTGCCTCCACGTTTATCCCTGCCCCATTTGCACTTGCCAAGTTCATGTGACAAATCCTCAAGCAATAGCCTGGTAAAACTCCCGTAGTCAGGCGAGGTATTGAGTTTGTTTCAAGTCTCAGTATTAGCATATCCGCAGGAGCCACACAAGTAGCTGACAACAGGTAGTAACCAAAATTGTGTTTTATAAAAGAGTCCTTTTTATATTTACAAACAGCTCCACTGAACAAACTGATAGGTTTAGGGAGTCACAAGTTGTGCTTTGTAAACATTAGTTTTGTGAGGTAAAACCTACATTTTGAAGTTAAGAGCCTACAAAAAAAGCCACTCAGCTGATACAAAGAGGGCCTGAAACCAAAAGCTAGACATTGTGAACTGCATCCATTCACTCCTGAAGGGCATTTTGCTGAAGAATATTCTGAGACTGAACTAGAAGCTCCATTGAGAAGAGTGGGACAAGCTCAAGTTTAATCTTTTCCCTCAAAAGTCATCCTGCTGAAGTGGAGAGACACCTTTCAAAGATGCCAAATGATTTAAGAACAAACTCTCATACACTCACTCTGAGCTTCTCATGCTCTGAAGCCCATTGTTcccctttatcttttttttccccacacctTACACAATGCAGATGGCTATCAACTCAGTCTGACAGCACAGCAAAAGCACATCATCTGTTAGCTGGGTAGAAGAGACCATTTAACAAAATGAGTATTACACAACTATGTTCTCCCAAGAAAGCACAGTATTAACACTGGGATCACTGTCACAAAGAACAAGTGTGTAGCCTGTGTCTTATGCATCCCATACAAAACTAAGACAGCAATTAAACTGAACAAGTTGTTCCCTGCAATAGAGGGAATTTAGAGTTAAGGATCATACCATTGCTGACACTTAAAAAGCACAGCACGCATCCACTCAGGCCTACATCTTGAGGCTTAAGAGAAACcagaatgaggaaaaacaaaattcctaATGCAAGAACTAAGCCATTTGCTTTGCTAACCAAGGTAGCTATGGCCATAATCTCAACACTATGAGATCATTTCCAAAATGACAAATTAGAAAGGGATTGCACTTAAGCAGCAAAATCCAAACTCATGAAACTTGAATGTTCAACACCCCACAAAAACTCTTGAGCTTCATGCAGACACTTGCTACTATGCCTTACAGGCCATTCAAAGAAAGGGCACTTAAAGCTGTGGAATTGTAAGTGCTATTAGCAGGTATGATGGTTACTAAATATTCTAGTAAGTCTTAGCCTTCtgtaaagcagcattttcaagGTACTTCTTTGTAACTTAAAGCATTTATTAGTGTGAAGTTGCAGCTTTCAGGTGGTGTTTTTCTAGGGTGCTTCAGTTTAACCTGTAGGACCTTATGACCGAAGAACTAAAAATATCCATGTACCAAGACAATAGTACGCTAGTAACTATTTCTggcagctgcttttcaaaacaaacatattgCCCACATATGTAAGAACACCTTTCCCACTAACCTTTGTTTATCTTAATGCCATTTTACAGTCTGtacattttcagtg is part of the Balearica regulorum gibbericeps isolate bBalReg1 chromosome 2, bBalReg1.pri, whole genome shotgun sequence genome and encodes:
- the ACOT13 gene encoding acyl-coenzyme A thioesterase 13 isoform X2: MVPEMYQFFCLTPMVWNKCVYGSHDAVVQCDTALDTSIQEYEFQFRDMKLLSATPGKIVCEMKVEEEHTNRGGTLHGGLTATLVDVVSTTALLYTERGVPGVSVDMNITYTSAAKIGEEILITAQILKQGRNIAFASVDLTNKATGKLIAQGRHTKYLGN
- the ACOT13 gene encoding acyl-coenzyme A thioesterase 13 isoform X1 — its product is MGFTVESLREAMKYMVESQGFDRVLRKMKLLSATPGKIVCEMKVEEEHTNRGGTLHGGLTATLVDVVSTTALLYTERGVPGVSVDMNITYTSAAKIGEEILITAQILKQGRNIAFASVDLTNKATGKLIAQGRHTKYLGN